Proteins from a single region of Dictyostelium discoideum AX4 chromosome 5 chromosome, whole genome shotgun sequence:
- a CDS encoding hypothetical protein (Similar to Dictyostelium discoideum (Slime mold). Hypothetical 127.0 kDa protein) has product MGGSNQIIFKSLLILIFLLFTLDPIFTATTDEITCLNNFISKFNISTVYNNYCSSLGFRCLNGNGVVQKISLFANPFTTNGEYVVPTDLTCLPSLEEIYLYNFKVSSDLLYYKFSTVYTYNYTNIKTIDNSLTNGFTQLLPSSSQSYGYYQISSDELKSFTLKLSYLANVQQFTLGSGSRVYIDCDSAYNTSKLVVLNVEGAINYPNVTNLLKFQTQTYTFTEEFLESSISNFTTAPKYGSVTAIHPLNKIYPYYGNLNRNIYTFTSTARYSAPSSIIDLSGFSFFYLTLNNVGPDFNVNGKFPFSINSNRYTDVKVYGGNYTVFPDIVSTINSDLSIKNNGLSMELPKFKGVTKYPIDLSNNNLYGTIDKSWCKVSLNVANNSLSGEIPSCYACYLNVADVYNKFIGNSFTNLISNYQCTTFKPNISRVYYSTNTLKITGVDIGHDPKNYVYNGATPDSWGTSIPGFEYTITYNSADFSKLSYFNLQFKNPIPAVTYTFPSIPQAPTPTSVKVINDQLTIPGTFFSSYMGNLIQTVLVAGIDCTVTSVNFYSLTCTAVSPLPTTEDIQFLKIQTGNLTRRAYIKTVNESLNNVLCTNCNGNDQACDMSSGTCYASCPNDCSGFGTCNNQTGVCTCDANRQALDCSLPYFECPADTCGTIIKNSFCNNQTGECKCDSTHQGSDCLTPYIECNFSCGFGTCNNQTGLCVCDSTHQGYYCNNPLIPCLNNCSGQYCDTYQGICYCDYDHQGEDCSKDFKECPVFNDYYCNDKGECDFETGICSCFSNSSFTGPACSIADHYISSVIPSFEEGGDAIFNGWFGDEHINLTLTIGDKQCTPILSNSSTSITCKAKPGSGIKNVILFQNDLTYTANNIYLYKTQNKTLQCPNQCSNKGTCNSTTGECKCYKGYGSFDCSTLSNGDKDLGESNTGGNGGNGSNPPNESVIDPNKGGANVTNQEVNFQIYFESLLEIDFNGNTVYEYSLQRNWELEIKNQTLNENKYVFKKTIQESCLIISTVEEINENKNLEFAGETFIIESGSIKFTISINNYQYKSSLNTLKLNFISSVNQLSNENNNENDCNEKQTSISTNDNLSNFNYIKISKNNKVLSGRFVNRLVSDGKSTFLSTTTTKLSDSVIVSLSLPHCTKECIIDPDFSVLLEPDFKSECETDSDKRNWVIPVAVVLPVAGAAALATIGGVIYKKKYIENPLKKKLQGIANRNS; this is encoded by the exons ATGGGTGGTtctaatcaaataatttttaaatcattattaatactgatttttttattatttactttaGACCCAATTTTTACGGCCACAACAGATGAAATAACATgtctaaataattttatatcaaaatttaatatttctacagtttataataattattgttcAAGTTTAGGATTTAGATGTTTAAATGGAAATGGTGTTGTTCAAAA AATTTCATTGTTTGCAAATCCATTTACAACAAATGGAGAATATGTAGTTCCAACTGATTTAACATGCCTACCATCACTTGAGGAAAT atatctttataattttaaagtttcatcagatttattatattataaattttcaacagtttatacatataattatacaaatattaaaacaattgataaCAGTTTAACAAATGGTTTTACACAATTATTACCAAGTTCAAGTCAATCATATGGTTATTATCAGATTTCTAGtgatgaattaaaatcatttactttaaaattatcatattTAGCTAATGTCCAACAATTTACATTGGGAAGTGGATCAAGAGTTTATATTGATTGTGATTCTGCATATAATACTTCAAAGCTTGTTGTATTAAATGTTGAAGGTGCAATTAACTATCCAAATGTTACAaaccttttaaaatttcaaactCAAACATATACTTTTACAGAAGAGTTTTTAGAATCATCAATTTCCAATTTTACAACTGCACCAAAATACGGGTCAGTTACAGCCATTCACCCACTCAACAAAATTTATCCATACtatggtaatttaaatagaaaTATCTATACATTTACCTCTACAGCAAGATATTCAGcaccatcatcaataatAGATTTATCAGGtttttcattcttttatttaacaTTAAATAATGTAGGTCCAGATTTTAATGTAAATGGTAAATTCCCattttcaatcaattcaaataGATATACAGATGTTAAAGTTTATGGTGGAAATTATACTGTTTTCCCAGATATAgtttcaacaattaattcaGATTTATCTATTAAAAACAATGGTTTAAGTATGGAACTTCCAAAATTCAAAGGTGTAACAAAATATCCAATTGatctttcaaataataatctttatggtacaattgataaatcttGGTGTAAAGTCTCTTTAAATGTAgcaaataatagtttatctgg agaaattccAAGTTGTTATGCATGTTATTTAAATGTTGCAGatgtttataataaatttattggaaattcatttacaaatttaatttcaaattatcaaTGTACAACTTTTAAGCCAAATATAAGTAGAGTTTATTATTCTACCAATACACTTAAAATTACAGGTGTTGATATTGGTCATGATCCAAAGAATTATGTTTATAATGGAGCAACTCCAGATTCTTGGGGAACATCAATTCCTGGTTTTGAATATACAATTACCTATAATTCAGCAGATTTTTCAAAACTTTCATATTTTAATCtccaatttaaaaatccaaTTCCAGCAGTTACCTACACATTCCCTTCAATCCCACAagcaccaacaccaacaagtGTTAAAGTAATTAATGACCAATTAACAATTCCAGGTACCTTTTTTTCAAGTTATATGggaaatttaattcaaacaGTTTTAGTAGCAGGTATTGATTGTACTGTAACTTCAGTTAATTTCTATTCTTTAACTTGCACTGCAGTTTCACCATTACCAACAACTGAggatattcaatttttaaaaattcaaactgGAAACCTAACTAGAAGAGCATATATTAAAACTGTTAACGAGtcattaaataatgttttatGTACAAAttgtaatggtaatgatcAAGCTTGTGATATGAGTTCTGGTACTTGTTATGCTTCTTGTCCAAATGATTGTAGCGGCTTTGGTACTTGTAATAATCAAACTGGTGTTTGTACTTGTGATGCAAATCGTCAAGCTTTAGATTGCTCACTTCCTTATTTTGAATGTCCAGCCGATACCTGTGGtactataattaaaaattcattctGTAATAATCAAACTGGTGAATGTAAATGTGATTCAACACATCAAGGTAGTGATTGTTTAACTCCATATATTGAATGTAATTTTAGCTGTGGTTTTGGTACTTGTAATAACCAAACTGGTCTATGTGTATGTGATTCAACTCATCAAGGCTATTATTGCAACAATCCATTAATACcttgtttaaataattgttcagGACAATATTGTGATACCTATCAAGGTATATGTTATTGTGATTATGATCACCAAGGTGAAGATTGttcaaaagattttaaagaatgtccagtatttaatgattattattgtaatgACAAGGGTGAATGTGATTTTGAAACTGGTATTTGTAGTTGTTTCTCAAATTCAAGCTTTACAGGACCAGCTTGTTCAATTGCAGATCATTATATTTCATCAGTTATTCCATCATTTGAAGAAGGTGGTGATGCAATTTTTAATGGTTGGTTTGGTGATGAACATATAAATTTAACTTTAACAATTGGTGATAAACAATGTACTCCAATATTATCTAATTCTTCAACTTCTATCACTTGCAAAGCAAAACCCGGTAGTGGaattaaaaatgtaattttatttcaaaatgaTTTAACATATACagcaaataatatttatctttataagacccaaaataaaacattacaATGTCCTAATCAATGTTCAAATAAAGGTACATGTAATTCAACAACTGGTGAATGTAAATGTTATAAAGGTTATGGTTCTTTTGATTGTAGTACATTATCAAATGGTGATAAAGATCTTGGTGAATCAAATActggtggtaatggtggtaatggtagtAATCCACCAAATGAATCTGTTATTGATCCAAATAAAGGTGGTGCTAATGTTACAAATCAAGAAGttaatttccaaatttattttgaatcattacttgaaattgattttaatggtAATACAGTTTACGAATATTCTTTACAAAGAAATTGGgaattagaaataaaaaatcaaacattgaatgaaaataaatatgtatttaaaaaaacaattcaagaatcttgtttaattatttcaacagttgaagaaattaatgaaaataaaaatttagaatttgCAGGTGAAACTTTTATAATTGAAAGTGGTTCaatcaaatttacaatttcaattaataactATCAATATAAAAGTAGTTTAAatacattaaaattaaattttatttcatcagttaatcaattatcaaatgaaaataataatgaaaatgattgtaATGAAAAACAAACTTCAATTTCtacaaatgataatttatcaaatttcaattacataaagatttcaaaaaataataaggtGTTAAGTGGAAGATTCGTTAATAGATTAGTTTCTGATGGAAAATCAACATTTTtatcaactacaacaacaaaattatcAGATTCAGTTATTGTATCATTATCTTTACCACATTGTACTAAAGAGTGTATTATTGATCcag atttttcagttttattAGAACCAGATTTTAAGAGTGAATGCGAAACTGATTCAGATAAACGTAATTGGGTTATACCAGTTGCAGTTGTACTTCCAGTGGCAGGTGCAGCAGCTTTAGCTACTATTGGTGGtgtaatatataaaaagaaatatattgaaaacccattaaaaaagaaacttCAAGGTATTGCAAATAGaaattcttaa
- the mhkB gene encoding Alpha kinase family protein yields the protein MIFKVWFSYEDEEVELSELTNDTTVSAIRKILHEGKIFRFPYGTSQTDLQIGKMLPSGSGGGATADSKFEKFKARNTLADIQYKVGDTLYVRVKKSKPTNDSLLPTLNIAFLDGSERAIKWEYDPYTTTAQWTCTATLVKVEPVPFAEGAFRKAYHTLDLSKSGASGRYVSKIGKKPTPRPSYFEDVKMQMIAKKWADKYNSFKPPKKIEFLQSCVLEFVDRTSSDLICGAEPYVEGQYRKYNNNSGFVSNDERNTPQSFSHFTYEHSNHQLLIIDIQGVGDHYTDPQIHTYDGVGFGIGNLGQKGFEKFLDTHKCNAICQYLNLQSINPKSEKSDCGTVPRPDLIFPDTSERDNNNNNNNNNNNNNNNNNNNSNNNNNNNSSISKSLVEISSGSKERNDRDSPSRQLFVSNDGNTLNTNKERSKSKSIDLEKPEILINNKKKESINLETIKLIETIKGYHVTSHLCICDNLLFTGCSDNSIRVYDYKSQNMECVQTLKGHEGPVESICYNDQYLFSGSSDHSIKVWDLKKLRCIFTLEGHDKPVHTVLLNDKYLFSGSSDKTIKVWDLKTLECKYTLESHARAVKTLCISGQYLFSGSNDKTIKVWDLKTFRCNYTLKGHTKWVTTICILGTNLYSGSYDKTIRVWNLKSLECSATLRGHDRWVEHMVICDKLLFTASDDNTIKIWDLETLRCNTTLEGHNATVQCLAVWEDKKCVISCSHDQSIRVWGWN from the exons ATGATATTTAAAGTTTGGTTTTCATATGAAGATGAGGAAGTGGAACTATCAGAATTAACAAATGATACAACAGTGTCAGCAATTAGAAAGATCTTACATGAAGGTAAAATATTTAGATTTCCATATGGTACATCTCAAACAGACTTGCAAATTGGAAAGATGTTACCATCTGGTAGTGGTGGAGGTGCAACTGCAGACAGCAAATTTGAGAAGTTTAAAGCACGTAATACATTAGCAGATATTCAATATAAAGTTGGTGATACATTATATGTTAGagttaaaaaaa gtAAACCAACaaatgattcattattaccaaCATTAAATATAGCATTTTTAGATGGATCAGAACGTGCAATTAAATGGGAATATGACCCATATACTACAACTGCTCAATGGACCTGTACAGCAACATTAGTCAAAGTTGAACCAGTACCATTTGCTGAAGGTGCATTTAGGAAAGCTTATCATACATTGGATTTAAGTAAATCTGGTGCAAGTGGAAg atatgtATCAAAGATTGGTAAAAAACCAACACCAAGACCATCATATTTTGAAGATGTAAAGATGCAAATGATAGCAAAGAAATGGGCAGataaatataattcatttaaaccTCCAAAAAAGATTGAATTTTTACAATCATGCGTTTTAGAGTTTGTAGATAGAACATCATCAGATTTAATTTGTGGAGCAGAACCATATGTAGAAGGACAATATAGaaagtataataataatagtggatTCGTTAGTAATGATGAAAGAAATACACCACAATCATTCTCTCATTTCACATATGAACATTCAAATCATCAATTATTGATTATAGATATTCAAGGTGTTGGTGATCACTATACAGACCCACAAATTCATACCTATGATGGTGTTGGTTTTGGTATTGGTAATTTGGGTCAAAAAGGTTTTGAAAAGTTTTTAGATACTCATAAATGTAATGCAATTTgccaatatttaaatttacaatcaaTTAATCCAAAATCTGAAAAAAGTGATTGTGGTACTGTACCAAGACCAGATTTAATTTTCCCTGATACATCTGAaagagataataataataataataataataataataataataataataataataataataataatagtaataataataataataacaatagtagtatttcaaaatcattagtTGAAATTTCAAGTGGTAGTAAAGAAAGAAATGATAGAGATTCGCCAAGTAGAcaattatttgtttcaaatgatggtaatacattaaatacaaataaagagagatcaaaatcaaaatcaatagatttagaaaaaccagaaattttaataaataataagaaaaaagAGAGTATAAAT ttggaaacgataaaattaattgaaactaTTAAAGGATATCATGTTACAAGTCATTTATGTATttgtgataatttattatttacaggATGTTCAGATAATTCAATTAGAGTGTATGATTATAAGAGTCAAAATATGGAATGTGTTCAAACCTTGAAAGGTCATGAAGGTCCAGTTGAATCAATTTGTTATAATGATCAATATTTGTTTAGTGGTTCATCAGATCATTCAATTAAAGTTTgggatttaaagaaattaagaTGTATTTTTACTTTGGAGGGTCATGATAAACCTGTCCATACGGTTCTATTGAAtgataaatatttgtttAGTGGTTCCTCTGACAAAACTATCAAAGTTTGGGATTTGAAAACTTTGGAATGTAAATATACCCTTGAAAGTCATGCCAGAGCCGTCAAAACACTTTGTATATCTGgtcaatatttatttagtggttcaaatgataaaactATCAAGGTTTGGGATTTGAAAACTTTTCGTTGTAACTACACTCTAAAAGGTCATACTAAATGGGTCACCACTATCTGTATATTAGGTACCAATCTCTACAGTGGCTCCTATGATAAAACTATAAGAGTTTGGAATTTAAAGAGTTTAGAATGTTCCGCTACTTTAAGAGGCCATGATAGATGGGTTGAACATATGGTAATttgtgataaattattatttactgcTAGTGACGATAATACAATTAAA ATTTGGGATTTAGAAACATTAAGATGTAATACAACTTTGGAAGGACATAATGCAACCGTTCAATGTTTAGCAGTTTGGGAAGATAAAAAATGTGTTATTAGTTGTAGTCATGATCAAAGTATTAGAGTTTGGGGttggaattaa